The Fusarium falciforme chromosome 4, complete sequence genomic interval AGCAGGCCGAAGAGATCCGTGAGCTTGAGGCTCGCATAGAGATGCAGAGGACAGTGCTTCAGAAATTACGAGACGAGGCCGCAGGCAAGGAGAGAAAAGATGACGTCGCTGCCGCCGATAAAATGCAGACATAATACAATAATGGCACCAAGAAAGGAAAGAGAGCGATCTAATGCCAGGAGGATCTAAAAGGCAAGAATGCAATTGCATTAGCGCAAGGCGTTTGGAGTTTTGAAAGTACAGTAAAAGGAGGTTCATCTTGATTGCGCTTGACCTTGACTATTTACACATATCCCGCTAAACACCGTCCGTATACCCATGGGCCCCAAGGAACAAATTCGATCTGGTATCTGTTGTCCATTACCTCCGAGGAATGCCAAGCTTCTTGAGCGACTCTTCGACACTGACCCCGGGCTGACCTGGGACCACCTTTTCCCAGAGTTCCGCGCCGAGCCTCTCTTCCTCGGACAGGGCCGTCCAGTTGGGGCTGTGGCCTGCCTTGAGCCACTTGAAGTCGTCGACCTGATCCCACTGGTTCTCGGTTGGCTTATCCGCTTCCGTCACCTATTTGCTTAGGTTAGCCGAGTTGGTTAATAGCCATGAAAATACTCACATATGTGTTGGGCAGCGGTGCAAACCGCATACCGGAGCAGTCCTCAATAATGGGATGGGTTCCACAGTGGAGGTAGATGTCAACGTTGCTGCACTCATGGATTCGGACCTGCCTGGCTACAACCACCAGGATGCTATCAGACACCCCTGTGATATGGACTGGGCCGTTGACGCGGCCCGCGACGATGAGGCTGTTGGATACGTTCTTGATGACAAGACCGGGGAAAGCAGCGCCCGTGGCTGTCGGGATCGACATGTCGACGATGCAGTTGCTCAGATCCGTCAGACTGCCCGAGGCAGTGGCGCGAGCTGCCGAGGAGGGAATAATGATATGGAGGCCTGAGTGGTTGGAAATGCCGATGTTTTTGGcagccgagaagctgggcTTGCGAAGAGGAGAGGCGCTGGGCCGAGCAATCTCCTCATTGTAGTTCTTGTAAGTGCCCTTTGGAGGCAATTCACTCAGAATGTCCTCCTTATTTGTTGTTGTGGGAGCACTGGGCGCGATGTTCACGGAGTGCGTCTTGCTGCGA includes:
- a CDS encoding C-CAP/cofactor C-like domain-containing protein; its protein translation is METQTQTQAHPHDPWAATHQFIFRRATMDPKQRFYHHFLESVTVHQDLIEQLPSIANVGGERQEAIDHILAGIAKLQNEVADAADFTPSYDRKQYSEAIKALQDKLNETLAKITPKSRFQFRRTTNHVDMGAPENDPRLNPGSLSRSKTHSVNIAPSAPTTTNKEDILSELPPKGTYKNYNEEIARPSASPLRKPSFSAAKNIGISNHSGLHIIIPSSAARATASGSLTDLSNCIVDMSIPTATGAAFPGLVIKNVSNSLIVAGRVNGPVHITGVSDSILVVVARQVRIHECSNVDIYLHCGTHPIIEDCSGMRFAPLPNTYVTEADKPTENQWDQVDDFKWLKAGHSPNWTALSEEERLGAELWEKVVPGQPGVSVEESLKKLGIPRR